The following coding sequences are from one Plasmodium gaboni strain SY75 chromosome 10, whole genome shotgun sequence window:
- a CDS encoding putative E3 ubiquitin-protein ligase produces the protein MNQVDDYDYFCHSCEDVKRTSDVEIIYNGEIKCKGCNNVGFVEKIDEDDPLSFHSIHVSRDTGEGRSGHNNRNNNNNNSDSNNNINNRHYSYRNMNNFGYRANIPTRSRTNYDNNNNNNNNNSGNNNHNHSSSSSNNYSRNSHVRGEHDNFFNDFMLFRNMYQQIFNPTFRSADAEVHFTAAVGSSNNSNDINRNNNNRNNNNNNDNNNNNNNNNNNNNNNNNENNNDHNNEHNNSNVGSRSSSRINENRNESNTNETSQNENRNRNIFGRTYSYNRNTRNPRIITRAIDITNIPFNTPGRFNFHDLIDNMFANTFDNISLDQVLTIIMESDPSRNGPPPASEEVIKNLKVEKLTEERAKELESCAICREEYKENDEVHRITDNERCRHVFHCSCIIPWLKERNSCPTCRFELPTDDQEYNCKREELRERLNTEMSRNNTYNNDNNNNNNDDGSNNNNNNNDGSNNNNNNNNNNNNNNNNNNSNNNNNSRRHNVGETNYSALGDDYDINILDSFTNEQTTSILQQVFNSFLSGNNDSYRIDRIYLSPDNFFTRSSNRNRSSVNINEENPDAVQVEETRSEYNESYEERNENNRKDEINREEGNEEEKRNKRKKTNDHDDNKDVYNNSSGSSSSSNNNNKGNEKNEGNEDMCNVSSGNNNRSSSSRQNNYNSRYRYSNYRRSNRRNMDQDYFNIQDDEVEEENYYYCTPKNETNKNNNRGQRNNDSDNVRNNNDNNNNNNNDDNNNTRRRNNYYDNNTYNSSYLHENVFDTSNVYVISERTNSNDRSNDNNTRTISQLYLTDLSDVFANINYSCNFNNDHYIVNNDDGGRGDGRGDGRDGGRDGGNDEGEKNANSEHVESNINDTGLSLGVSKENKLNDKNENKVKDIRASFDINTGKSSTTKKNEKRLYERVNNNTYSNASNSNNSTRRSRDSDNEKEGTRKKSRNYKNEEEYRKSINANKNNKNNIINNNNNNNNDNINEDRRNSNTSSSYKYNNNTDNTHNHNPSDVLNNNDSNEEQRNTTRRQSTVKKYLFDKLNWLKSYDNKDKKKNEKNKDGSNKTDENDTEHNQNDDNAAGMSNENNDDHI, from the coding sequence ATGAATCAAGTTGATGATTATGATTATTTCTGTCATAGTTGTGAAGATGTAAAAAGAACTAGTGATGTtgaaattatttataatggtgaaataaaatgtaaGGGTTGTAACAACGTAGGTTTTGTTGAGAAAATCGATGAAGATGACCCTTTGAGTTTTCATTCCATACATGTGAGTAGAGATACAGGAGAAGGTCGAAGTGGACATAATAAcagaaataataataataataatagtgatagtaataataatataaataatagaCATTATAGTTATAGAAATATGAACAATTTTGGTTATCGTGCGAATATTCCAACAAGAAGCCGAACAAATTATgataacaataataataataataataataatagtggtaataataatcacaaccatagtagtagtagtagtaaTAATTATAGTAGAAATAGTCATGTGAGAGGAGAAcatgataatttttttaatgacTTTATGTTATTTAGAAATATGTATCAACAAATATTTAATCCTACATTTCGATCTGCTGATGCAGAAGTGCATTTCACAGCTGCTGTAGGTTCGTCAAACAATTctaatgatattaatagaaataataataatagaaataataataacaacaacgataacaataataacaacaacaataacaataataacaataataacaacaataatgaaaataataatgacCATAATAATGAACATAATAATAGCAATGTGGGTAGTAGAAGTTCTAGTCGTATTAATGAAAATAGAAACGAAAGTAATACAAATGAAACTAGCCAAAATGAAAATAGgaatagaaatatatttggAAGAACCTATAGTTATAATAGGAATACAAGAAATCCAAGAATAATAACAAGAGCTATTgatataacaaatatacCTTTTAATACTCCAGGGCGTTTTAATTTTCATGATTTAATAGATAACATGTTTGCAAATACATTTGACAACATATCACTAGATCAAGTattaacaataataatggAAAGCGATCCATCTCGAAATGGTCCTCCACCAGCTTCAGAAGAAGTTATTAAGAATTTGAAAGTAGAAAAACTAACAGAAGAGAGAGCAAAAGAATTAGAATCATGTGCAATATGTAGAGAGgaatataaagaaaatgatgaGGTTCATAGAATTACAGACAATGAGAGATGTAGACATGTATTTCATTGTTCTTGTATTATTCCTTGGTTGAAAGAAAGAAATTCATGTCCTACATGCAGATTTGAGTTACCTACTGATGATCAGGAATATAATTGTAAGAGGGAAGAATTGAGGGAAAGATTGAATACTGAAATGTCTAGAAATAATACTTacaataatgataataataataataataatgatgatggaagtaataataataataataataatgatggcagtaataataacaataataataacaataataataacaataacaataataataataatagtaacaataataataatagtcGTAGACATAATGTAGGCGAAACCAATTATAGTGCTTTGGGAGATGACTACgatattaatatattagatTCTTTTACAAATGAACAAACCACTTCAATACTACAACAAGTTTTTAACAGTTTTTTATCAGGAAATAATGATTCTTATAGAATAGACAGAATTTATTTATCACctgataatttttttactCGCAGCAGTAATAGAAATAGAAGCAGtgtaaatattaatgaagAAAATCCAGATGCTGTTCAAGTTGAAGAAACCCGCTCCGAATATAATGAGTCATATGAAGAAAGgaatgaaaataatagaAAGGACGAAATAAATAGGGAGGAAGGAAATGAAGAAGAGAAAAGAAATAAGAGgaaaaaaacaaatgatcatgatgataataaagatgtatataataattcaagtggtagtagtagtagtagtaacaataataataaggggaatgaaaaaaatgaaggTAATGAAGATATGTGTAATGTGTCAAGtggtaataataatagaaGTTCATCATCAAGACagaataattataatagtAGATATCGTTATAGTAATTATAGACGTAGTAATAGACGTAATATGGATCAAgattattttaatatacaaGATGACGAAGTAGAGGAAGAAAATTATTACTACTGCACACCTAAAAATGAAactaataaaaataataacagAGGGCAAAGAAATAATGATTCAGACAATgtaagaaataataatgataataataataacaataataatgatgataataataacacAAGACGTAggaataattattatgataataatacatataacTCATCATATTTACATGAAAATGTTTTTGATACATCGAATGTGTATGTAATAAGTGAAAGAACAAATTCGAATGATAGAAGCAACGATAATAACACAAGGACTATATCGCAGTTATATCTAACAGATTTAAGTGATGTTTTTGCCAATATAAATTATAGTTgtaattttaataatgatcattatattgtaaataatgatgatggTGGAAGAGGTGATGGAAGAGGTGATGGAAGAGATGGTGGAAGAGATGGTGGAAATGATGAAGGAGAAAAAAATGCAAATTCTGAACACGTTGAATctaatataaatgatacAGGATTATCGTTAGGTGTCTCAAAAgaaaacaaattaaatgataagaatgaaaataaaGTAAAAGATATAAGAGCATCGTTTGATATAAATACAGGTAAATCAAGTACaactaaaaaaaatgaaaagagATTATATGAAAGggttaataataatacttaTAGTAATGCAAGTAATAGTAACAATAGCACAAGGAGAAGTCGAGATAGtgataatgaaaaagaGGGAACTCGAAAAAAATcaagaaattataaaaatgaagagGAATACAGAAAAAGCATTAATGctaataagaataataaaaacaacatcatcaataataataataataataataatgataatattaatgaagATAGAAGAAATAGTAATACAAGTAGTagttataaatataataacaatacAGACAATACACATAATCACAACCCTTCTGATGTtcttaataataatgattcAAACGAAGAACAAAGGAATACTACCAGAAGACAAAGTACTGTCAAAAAATATCTATTCGATAAATTAAATTGGTTAAAAAGttatgataataaagataaaaaaaaaaatgaaaaaaataaagatgGAAGTAATAAAACTGATGAAAATGATACAGAACATAATcaaaatgatgataatgcTGCAGGTATGTCCAAcgaaaataatgatgatcatatataa